From one Pyxidicoccus xibeiensis genomic stretch:
- a CDS encoding SMI1/KNR4 family protein translates to MMMENLLAEVSRVHFPNAPATPAQVAAFEARVGWQLDPDLRAFYLHCDGATLFRPRPDANYRILSLAEIRRARVELRGQDDDSKGPPSWYTLLYLQDSDYVLVDVAQQQDGRYPLLDAYHETYPLEVRRIAVSFGEFLQRALRSGNEFFWLNE, encoded by the coding sequence ATGATGATGGAGAATCTGCTCGCTGAGGTCTCACGGGTGCACTTCCCGAATGCACCCGCGACGCCGGCGCAGGTTGCGGCGTTCGAGGCACGCGTGGGCTGGCAGCTCGACCCAGATCTCCGCGCGTTCTACCTTCACTGCGATGGGGCGACGCTCTTCCGCCCGCGACCGGACGCGAACTATCGCATCCTCTCGCTTGCGGAAATCCGGCGTGCGCGTGTCGAGCTTCGTGGACAGGACGACGATTCGAAGGGCCCACCATCCTGGTACACGCTGCTCTATCTCCAGGACTCCGACTACGTGCTCGTCGACGTCGCGCAACAGCAGGACGGGCGTTACCCGCTGCTGGACGCCTACCACGAGACCTACCCGCTCGAAGTCCGGCGGATTGCGGTGTCTTTCGGCGAATTTCTGCAGCGTGCGCTTCGCAGCGGCAACGAGTTCTTTTGGTTGAACGAGTAG
- a CDS encoding LytR/AlgR family response regulator transcription factor, which yields MAEDPATRGGWRVLVVDDEPLARDNVKHMLARAPDVTAVHECESGRAAVDVILRERPDLVFLDVQMPELDGFDVLRQVGLERMPPVIFVTAFDRYAVRAFEANALDYLLKPFGDARFMASLERARRQREEGRDRAMLERLSALLDSRRSRAPEPAPAPPEGGYVERIAVKTDGKVLLVPVQDLDWCEAEGNYVVLHASGKRPMLRETLNRVEQLLDPRRFVRVHRSILVNVDRIRELEPDIDKGWVVVLRDGTRLRLSPGRKAAVEALLRQTF from the coding sequence ATGGCTGAAGACCCCGCGACGCGCGGAGGCTGGCGGGTGCTGGTCGTGGACGACGAGCCCCTGGCGCGGGACAACGTGAAGCACATGCTGGCCCGCGCTCCGGACGTCACCGCCGTGCATGAGTGCGAGAGCGGCCGGGCGGCCGTGGACGTCATCCTCCGCGAGCGCCCGGACCTCGTCTTCCTGGACGTGCAGATGCCGGAGCTGGACGGCTTCGACGTGCTCCGCCAGGTGGGCCTGGAGCGGATGCCCCCCGTCATCTTCGTGACCGCCTTCGACCGGTATGCCGTGCGCGCCTTCGAGGCGAACGCGCTCGACTACCTCCTCAAGCCATTCGGAGACGCGCGCTTCATGGCGTCGCTGGAGCGCGCACGGCGGCAGCGAGAGGAGGGGAGGGACCGGGCCATGCTGGAGCGGCTGTCCGCGCTGCTCGACTCGCGCCGGAGCCGTGCCCCGGAGCCCGCGCCGGCGCCACCCGAGGGCGGCTACGTGGAGCGCATCGCGGTGAAGACGGACGGCAAGGTGCTGTTGGTGCCCGTGCAGGACCTGGACTGGTGCGAGGCGGAGGGCAACTACGTCGTCCTGCACGCGAGCGGCAAGCGCCCCATGCTCCGCGAGACGCTGAACCGGGTGGAGCAGCTCCTGGACCCGCGCCGCTTCGTGCGGGTCCACCGCTCCATCCTGGTCAATGTCGACCGCATCCGCGAGCTGGAGCCGGACATCGACAAGGGCTGGGTGGTGGTGCTGCGCGACGGCACGCGCCTGCGCCTGAGCCCCGGCCGCAAGGCCGCGGTGGAGGCCCTGCTGCGGCAGACCTTCTGA
- a CDS encoding sensor histidine kinase, whose amino-acid sequence MSNGGAGETGGTPERSVRQPATLKVWALGMAAGTLGALPHALRAYAQEPHDFLFKLAVELVPYSAWALLGPVILAVFQRVPPEGPRLARHLGVLLVAGAGLAWLHVLLLAPAMAVLHQWSERGVSFLAGLRDLLLARGAVAYFEYLLFLAAWTALRSARRLRERELAESRLKTRLAESRLQALRAQLDPHFLFNSLNAVTGLIRQQRNPEAVEALVELGHLLRASLEGRGDHEVSLEDELDLVRRYLGIEQLRFGDRLEVRLEPGPDTLRARVPALILQPLVENAIKHGTARRATRGHIHVRSERRGDRLRLEVRDDGPGLRAGGGGGTGIGVANTRDRIRQLHGNEYGLTLEDLPEGGVLARVELPFDELERSNG is encoded by the coding sequence ATGAGCAACGGCGGCGCAGGGGAGACAGGGGGCACCCCGGAACGCTCCGTGCGCCAGCCGGCGACGCTGAAGGTGTGGGCGCTCGGCATGGCGGCGGGAACGCTGGGGGCGCTGCCTCATGCCCTGCGCGCGTATGCCCAGGAGCCGCACGACTTCCTCTTCAAGCTGGCCGTGGAGTTGGTGCCGTACAGCGCGTGGGCGTTGCTGGGGCCCGTGATTCTCGCCGTCTTCCAGCGCGTTCCTCCCGAGGGCCCCCGGCTCGCGCGGCATTTGGGGGTGCTTCTGGTTGCCGGAGCGGGCCTCGCGTGGCTCCACGTCCTGCTGCTCGCGCCCGCCATGGCCGTGCTCCACCAGTGGAGCGAGCGGGGCGTGTCCTTCCTGGCGGGCCTGCGGGACTTGCTCCTCGCGCGCGGCGCGGTGGCCTACTTCGAGTACCTCCTCTTCCTCGCCGCGTGGACGGCGCTCCGGTCCGCCCGGAGGCTGCGCGAGCGGGAGCTGGCAGAGTCCCGTCTCAAGACCCGGCTGGCGGAGTCCCGCCTGCAGGCGCTGCGCGCCCAGTTGGACCCGCACTTCCTCTTCAACTCGCTCAACGCCGTCACCGGGCTGATCCGCCAGCAGCGCAATCCGGAAGCCGTCGAGGCCCTGGTGGAACTGGGGCACCTGCTGCGCGCGAGCCTGGAGGGGCGGGGTGACCACGAGGTCTCCCTGGAGGACGAGCTCGACCTCGTCCGCCGCTACCTGGGCATCGAGCAGCTCCGCTTCGGAGACCGGCTGGAGGTTCGCCTGGAGCCAGGGCCCGACACGCTGAGGGCGCGTGTGCCCGCGCTGATCCTCCAGCCCCTGGTGGAGAACGCCATCAAGCACGGCACCGCGCGCCGGGCGACCCGGGGCCATATCCACGTCCGCTCCGAGCGCCGGGGTGACAGGCTGCGGCTGGAGGTCCGGGACGACGGGCCCGGGCTCAGAGCCGGCGGCGGGGGCGGCACCGGCATCGGTGTGGCCAATACGCGCGACCGGATCCGCCAACTCCATGGCAACGAGTACGGCCTGACGCTGGAAGACCTTCCGGAAGGGGGCGTCCTCGCCCGCGTGGAGCTGCCCTTTGACGAGTTGGAGCGAAGCAATGGCTGA